The proteins below come from a single Panicum hallii strain FIL2 chromosome 7, PHallii_v3.1, whole genome shotgun sequence genomic window:
- the LOC112901629 gene encoding probable carboxylesterase Os04g0669600 isoform X2: MAAAPPRPGGFVLFLHGSGGSGDESRAQVAPYFAAPGLAASVRLSFPTAPTAPIACYGDAVITAWFGIAEVPITAKTVRDEKEVLKAVDYVHELLDKEIASGTSPSDIFVCGLSQGGALAIASVLLYPKTLGGCVVFSGSVPLSKSFADKVSPEARKTPVLWFHGMADGLVLFEAGHAGCAFLEELGVTCEFKAYPTLGHSMIDEELQYFQQWILNRLGISGATEPSRPSSSSQHKDLQ, from the exons ATGGCGGCGGCACCTCCGCGGCCGGGCGGCTTCGTGCTGTTTCTGCACGGCTCCGGCGGGTCGGGCGACGAGAGCCGCGCCCAGGTCGCGCCCTACTTCGCCGCGCCGGGGCTCGCCGCCTCCGTCCGCCTCTCCTTCCCCACCGCGCCCACGGCCCCCATCGCCTGCTACG GTGATGCGGTGATCACTGCTTGGTTCGGCATCGCGGAGGTTCCCATAACCGCG AAAACTGTCAGAGATGAGAAAGAAGTCCTTAAAGCTGTTGATTATGTGCATGAATTGTTAGACAAAGAAATAGCTTCTGGAACAAGTCCGTCAGACATATTTGTTTGTGGGTTGAGCCAAGGAG GTGCTCTAGCTATAGCAAGTGTTCTACTCTACCCAAAAACTTTAGGTGGTTGTGTTGTTTTCAGTGGTTCAGTTCCGCTGAGTAAATCATTCGCTGACAAGGTGTCGCCTGAAGCTAGAAAG ACACCGGTATTATGGTTTCATGGAATGGCTGATGGGCTGGTCCTATTTGAAGCGGGGCATGCTGGGTGTGCATTTTTAGAAGAGCTTGGCGTGACCTGTGAATTCAAG GCTTATCCTACCCTTGGACATTCAATGATTGATGAAGAGCTCCAGTATTTTCAGCAATGGATCCTGAATCGTCTAGGGATCTCTGGAGCAACTGAACCTTCAAGGCCGTCATCGTCATCTCAGCACAAGGATCTCCAGTAG
- the LOC112901629 gene encoding probable carboxylesterase Os04g0669600 isoform X1, whose translation MAAAPPRPGGFVLFLHGSGGSGDESRAQVAPYFAAPGLAASVRLSFPTAPTAPIACYGCNLLCCFALWMLCKARDAVITAWFGIAEVPITAKTVRDEKEVLKAVDYVHELLDKEIASGTSPSDIFVCGLSQGGALAIASVLLYPKTLGGCVVFSGSVPLSKSFADKVSPEARKTPVLWFHGMADGLVLFEAGHAGCAFLEELGVTCEFKAYPTLGHSMIDEELQYFQQWILNRLGISGATEPSRPSSSSQHKDLQ comes from the exons ATGGCGGCGGCACCTCCGCGGCCGGGCGGCTTCGTGCTGTTTCTGCACGGCTCCGGCGGGTCGGGCGACGAGAGCCGCGCCCAGGTCGCGCCCTACTTCGCCGCGCCGGGGCTCGCCGCCTCCGTCCGCCTCTCCTTCCCCACCGCGCCCACGGCCCCCATCGCCTGCTACG GATGCAACCTGCTTTGCTGTTTCGCCTTATGGATGCTTTGCAAGGCTC GTGATGCGGTGATCACTGCTTGGTTCGGCATCGCGGAGGTTCCCATAACCGCG AAAACTGTCAGAGATGAGAAAGAAGTCCTTAAAGCTGTTGATTATGTGCATGAATTGTTAGACAAAGAAATAGCTTCTGGAACAAGTCCGTCAGACATATTTGTTTGTGGGTTGAGCCAAGGAG GTGCTCTAGCTATAGCAAGTGTTCTACTCTACCCAAAAACTTTAGGTGGTTGTGTTGTTTTCAGTGGTTCAGTTCCGCTGAGTAAATCATTCGCTGACAAGGTGTCGCCTGAAGCTAGAAAG ACACCGGTATTATGGTTTCATGGAATGGCTGATGGGCTGGTCCTATTTGAAGCGGGGCATGCTGGGTGTGCATTTTTAGAAGAGCTTGGCGTGACCTGTGAATTCAAG GCTTATCCTACCCTTGGACATTCAATGATTGATGAAGAGCTCCAGTATTTTCAGCAATGGATCCTGAATCGTCTAGGGATCTCTGGAGCAACTGAACCTTCAAGGCCGTCATCGTCATCTCAGCACAAGGATCTCCAGTAG
- the LOC112901628 gene encoding probable inactive carboxylesterase Os04g0669700, whose translation MVERMPAAGAGSGRARRCGFVVWLHGLGDCGRANEFIAEHFSAAAFRDTRWAFPTAPTAAVTCNRGALMPSWFDIHGAPITSKSVRDEEDVLRAVQIVHTMIDREIAAGTNPEDVFVFGLSQGGALSIASVMTYPRTLGGCAVFSGFLPFDSSSFAARVTDDAKKTPVLWIHGEADSLIPIQEGRDGVKFLRGLGMICEFKAYDRLGHTLAPHELEYCERWASENILSEHREEEGLKLKKGGLPGSKFFGGVFSCFSK comes from the exons ATGGTGGAGCGCATGCCCGCCGCCGGGGCCGGGAGCGGGAGGGCGCGGCGCTGCGGCTTCGTGGTGTGGCTGCACGGCCTGGGCGACTGCGGCCGCGCCAACGAGTTCATCGCCGAGCacttctccgccgccgccttccgcgACACCCGCTGGGCCTTCCCCACCgcgcccaccgccgccgtcaCATGCAACC GCGGCGCGCTCATGCCCTCGTGGTTCGACATCCACGGCGCGCCCATCACTTCG AAATCCGTCAGGGATGAGGAGGATGTGCTGCGAGCTGTCCAGATTGTGCACACTATGATCGACAGGGAAATAGCTGCTGGAACAAACCCGGAAGACGTATTCGTTTTTGGCCTGAGCCAAGGAG GTGCCCTGAGCATAGCAAGCGTGATGACGTACCCCAGAACTCTGGGCGGTTGCGCAGTCTTCAGTGGCTTTCTCCCCTTCGACTCTTCTTCCTTCGCAGCGAGAGTAACAGACGACGCAAAGAAG ACACCCGTTTTGTGGATCCATGGGGAAGCTGACTCGCTGATCCCGATCCAGGAAGGGCGAGACGGAGTGAAATTCCTGCGAGGGCTCGGCATGATCTGCGAATTCAAG GCATACGACAGGCTCGGGCACACGCTGGCGCCGCACGAGCTGGAGTACTGCGAGCGATGGGCGTCGGAGAACATCCTCAGCGAACACAGAGAAGAAGAAGGCCTGAAGCTAAAGAAGGGTGGCCTTCCGGGGAGCAAGTTCTTCGGCGGAGTGTTCAGCTGCTTCTCCAAATAG
- the LOC112901626 gene encoding uncharacterized protein LOC112901626, producing the protein MAIQAPPHGRPTGPRTRQSHSARPMAASLRSPPPVPAAFRRSGASSSPSSSSAPKARFVARRSESVSVQQLASPLAEYVSFPASQYSVRKGGLVCPVPLRPWRGEGSRGRRRYGGRRATGRAEEPMSPPAAAPPAQPTGASAGKAVVPDDEFSLAKVSFGVIGLGVGISLLSYGFGSYFNLLPGSEWSALLLTYGFPLTIIGMALKYAELKPVPCTTYADAFALREKCATPILKQVRSDVTRYRYGDEQHLDEALQRIFQYGLGGGVPRRNAPILQNIREEVTEDGKYSLVLVFEAKALELSDFEKRQAKFTSFFGPGIKAEIGKGGDDLYEVRLISETT; encoded by the exons ATGGCTATCCAAGCGCCACCTCACGGGCGACCGACGGGGCCACGCACGCGACAGTCACACAGCGCGCGTCCAATGGCTGCGTCCCTCCGCTCGCCGCCCCCGGTCCCCGCCGCCTTCCGCCGCTCCGGCGCCTCCTCCTCGCCATCGTCGTCGTCCGCCCCCAAGGCGAGGTTCGTCGCCCGCCGCTCCGAGTCCGTTTCCGTCCAGCAGCTAGCCAGCCCCCTCG CGGAGTACGTGAGCTTTCCAGCGAGCCAGTACTCGGTGCGTAAAGGCGGCCTCGTCTGCCCCGTTCCTTTGCGTCCATGGCGTGGGGAGGGcagccgcggccggcggcgatatGGAGGTCGGCGAGCGACCGGACGCGCCGAGGAGCCAATGTCACctcccgccgcggcgccccCCGCGCAGCCGACAGGCGCCTCGGCCGGCAAGGCAGTCGTCCCGGACGACGAGTTCTCCCTCGCCAAG GTGTCCTTCGGTGTCATCGGGCTGGGGGTTGGGATCTCACTCCTGTC GTACGGATTCGGGTCATATTTCAACCTGCTTCCCGGCTCGGAGTGGTCAGCTCTGCTGCTCACCTACGGGTTTCCTCTCACAATCATTGGCATGGCCTTGAAG TACGCAGAACTGAAACCAGTGCCCTGCACAACCTATGCTGATGCTTTTGCTCTAAGAGAAAAGTGTGCCACCCCTATTCTGAAGCAG GTTAGGAGTGATGTTACACGTTATAGATATGGTGATGAGCAACATCTGGATGAAGCACTACAGAGAATCTTTCAATAtggtttg GGTGGTGGcgttcctagacgtaatgcaccTATATTACAAAATATCCGAGAAGAA GTAACTGAAGATGGGAAATACAGTTTAGTACTCGTATTTGAAGCCAAAGCATTGGAGCTGTCTGATTTTGAGAAGAGACAG GCAAAATTCACCTCCTTTTTTGGTCCTGGGATTAAGGCGGAAATTG GAAAAGGTGGCGATGATCTATAtgaagttcgtcttatctcagAGACTACATAG
- the LOC112901625 gene encoding methylthioribose kinase 1, with protein MAAEAEQGFRPLDEASLVAYIKATPALASHLGGGGGSVEIKEVGDGNLNFVYIVKSSSGTIVVKQALPYVRCVGDSWPMTRERAYFEASTLREHGRLCPEHTPEVYHFDRAMSLMGMRYIEPPHIILRKGLIAGVEYPLLADHMSNYMAKTLFFTSLLYNNTTDHKKGVAEYCANVEMCRLTEQVVFSDPYRVSKFNRWTSPYLDKDAEAVREDDELKLEIAELKSMFIERAQALIHGDLHTGSIMVTPDSTQVIDPEFGFYGPMGYDIGAFLGNLILAYYAQNGHADQSNDRKAYKKWILKTIEESWNLFQTKFVGLWNKHKEGNGEAYLPDVYNNSNLLSLAQKKYMTNLFHDSLGFGSAKMIRRIVGIAHVEDLESIKDASKRAECERAALNCAKTILKGRRQFETIEQVIEHIKSFDRD; from the exons ATGGCCGCGGAAGCGGAGCAGGGCTTCCGCCCGCTCGACGAGGCGTCCCTGGTCGCCTACATCAAGGCCACGCCCGCGCTCGCCTCccacctcggcggcggcggcggctccgtcGAGATCAAGGAGGTCGGCGACGGCAACCTCAACTTCGTCTACATCGTCAAGTCCAGCTCCGGCACcatcgtcgtcaagcag GCGCTCCCGTACGTGCGCTGCGTGGGGGACTCGTGGCCCATGACGCGGGAGCGCGCCTACTTCGAGGCCTCCACGCTGCGAGAGCACGGCCGCCTGTGCCCGGAGCACACCCCCGAGGTCTACCACTTCGACCGGGCCATGTCGCTGATGGGGATGCGCTACATCGAGCCCCCGCACATCATCCTCCGCAAGGGCCTCATCGCCGGCGTCGAGTACCCGCTGCTCGCCGACCACATGTCAAATTACATGGCCAAGACGCTCTTCTTCACATCCCTCCTCTATAACAACACCACGGATCATAAGAAAGGAG TTGCTGAGTACTGTGCGAATGTGGAGATGTGTAGGCTCACGGAGCAAGTTGTGTTCTCAGACCCATATCGGGTCTCCAAATTTAATCGGTGGACCTCGCCGTATCTTGACAAAGATGCTGAGGCGGTTCGAGAGGACGATGAGCTGAAGTTGGAAATAGCTGAGTTGAAATCAAT GTTTATCGAGAGAGCTCAGGCTCTGATTCATGGAGATCTCCACACTGGTTCTATCATGGTGACCCCTGATTCAACTCAAGTCATTGATCCAGAGTTTGGCTTCTATGGGCCAATGGGTTATGACATTGGAGCCTTCCTAGGAAACCTGATTTTGGCATACTATGCTCAGAACGGACATGCTGATCAATCAAATGATCGTAAA GCTTACAAGAAATGGATCTTGAAGACAATTGAAGAGTCGTGGAATTTGTTCCAAACGAAGTTTGTTGGACTATGGAATAAACACAAAGAAGGGAATGGGGAGGCGTACCTACCCGATGTATACAACAACTCAAACCTGTTGAGCCTTGCGCAGAAGAAGTACATGACAAACCTATTTCATGATAGCCTTGGGTTTGGTTCAGCCAAAATGATCAG GAGAATAGTCGGAATTGCCCATGTCGAGGATCTGGAATCAATTAAGGATGCCAGCAAGAGAGCCGAGTGCGAGCGTGCTGCCCTCAATTGTGCAAAGACGATCCTGAAGGGTAGGCGCCAATTTGAGACCATCGAGCAGGTCATTGAGCATATTAAATCGTTTGATCGGGACTGA
- the LOC112901631 gene encoding reticulon-like protein B11 has protein sequence MAAHPRSLHALLGGGAVADVLLWRRRNASAAAVVGATAVWFVFERAGYSLPSVLANALLLLVAILFFWAKSASLLNRPLPPLPNLEVSDVVVEKAADRALVWINRVLAVGQDIAIKRDRKIFIRVILILWVVSYVGMLFNFLTLIYIGVMLSLLVPPLYEKHQDHVDEKLGVAHSVLSRHIDTIITRAGQAKQKKTE, from the exons ATGGCCGCCCACCCGCGATCTCTCCACGCCCtgctcggcggcggcgcag TCGCCGACGTGCTGCTGTGGCGGCGGAGGAACGcctcggcggcggccgtggtgggcGCCACGGCGGTCTGGTTCGTCTTCGAGCGCGCGGGCTACAGCCTCCCCTCGGTCCTGGCCAACGCCCTGCTCCTTCTCGTTGCCATCCTCTTCTTCTGGGCCAAGTCCGCGTCGCTGCTCAACAG GCCTCTTCCACCTCTTCCTAATCTAGAGGTTTCAGATGTGGTTGTTGAGAAAGCTGCCGATCGTGCTCTTGTATGGATCAATAGAGTGCTTGCTGTTGGCCAGGATATTGCCATCAAGAGAGATAGGAAAATTTTTATAAGG GTGATATTGATACTGTGGGTGGTTTCGTATGTTGGAATGCTCTTCAACTTCCTTACGCTCATTTACATTG GGGTAATGCTTTCTCTGTTGGTTCCACCACTGTATGAGAAGCACCAGGATCATGTTGATGAAAAGCTCGGTGTAGCACACAGTGTACTATCAAGGCACATAGATACCATCATTACCAGGGCAGGGCAAGCCAAGCAGAAGAAGACTGAGTAA
- the LOC112901623 gene encoding uncharacterized protein At4g06744-like yields the protein MAGAAVPVPVSRHAAVVVVLVLAAAHGALCGSSHVELAAGVVARGGNAPSLRAPRGNVTGADGALAPAPSGSLAGCGCGPRPAPWQFLNQKLEALWPVIQAFKKTITCDPLGVTATWEGPDLCSSYFNGTKYKGFYCDFPPSANTTLTVASIDFNGFGLCAPSLAGFVDQFPDLALFHANSNNFSGDVPDLTHLPFFYELDLSNNNFSGPFPDAVVPLGGLLFLDLRFNRYAGAVPPPVFALTVEALFLNNNGFNGRIPDSFGSTGAKYLVVANNQFTGPIPRSIYNTSATLSEVLFLNNRLSGCLPYEIGLVEGLAVFDAGGNEIAGPIPLSFGCLRDVEELNLAGNQLYGQVPDVVCLLAKTGKLRNLSLSDNFFHSVGHHCMELVRSRVLDVRRNCILGFPDQRPPLECAAFYADPSKHCPFIPHIPCDLPGYHHPPAKAALPAAAAHGHGHSQPQGQGGGN from the coding sequence ATGGCGGGGGCCGCGGTGCCCGTCCCGGTGTCGAGACATGCCGCGGTGGTAGTCGTGCTCGTGCTCGCCGCGGCGCACGGTGCTCTCTGCGGCTCGAGCCACGtcgagctcgccgccggtgtCGTCGCGCGCGGCGGCAATGCGCCGTCCTTGCGGGCGCCCCGCGGGAACGTCACGGGCGCGGATGGTGCcctggcgccggcgccgtcggGGTCGCTGGCAGGGTGCGGGTGCGGGCCGAGGCCGGCGCCGTGGCAGTTCCTGAACCAGAAGCTGGAGGCGCTGTGGCCGGTGATCCAGGCGTTCAAGAAGACGATCACGTGCGACCCGCTGGGCGTGACGGCGACGTGGGAGGGCCCCGACCTCTGCAGCAGCTACTTCAACGGCACCAAGTACAAGGGCTTCTACTGCGACTTCCCGCCGAGCGCGAACACCACGCTCACCGTGGCGTCCATCGACTTCAACGGCTTCGGCCTGTGCGCGCCGTCGCTGGCCGGGTTCGTCGACCAGTTCCCGGATCTGGCCCTGTTCCACGCCAACTCCAACAACTTCTCCGGCGACGTCCCGGACCTCACCCACCTGCCCTTCTTCTACGAGCTCGACCTCTCCAACAACAACTTCTCCGGCCCGTTCCCGGATGCCGTGGTGCCCCTCGGCGGGCTCCTCTTCCTCGACCTCCGCTTCAACCGGTACGCCGGCGCGGTGCCGCCGCCGGTGTTCGCGCTCACCGTGGAGGCGCTGTTCCTCAACAACAACGGCTTCAACGGGCGCATCCCGGACAGCTTCGGGAGCACAGGCGCCAAGTACCTGGTCGTGGCCAACAACCAGTTCACCGGCCCGATCCCGCGGTCCATCTACAACACCTCGGCGACGCTGTCGGAGGTGCTGTTCCTCAACAACCGGCTGTCGGGGTGCCTCCCCTACGAGATCGGGCTGGTGGAGGGGCTGGCCGTGTTCGACGCCGGCGGCAACGAGATCGCCGGCCCCATCCCGCTGTCGTTCGGGTGCCtgcgcgacgtggaggagctGAACCTCGCCGGGAACCAACTGTACGGGCAGGTCCCCGACGTAGTGTGCCTGCTGGCCAAGACGGGGAAGCTCCGGAACCTGTCGCTGTCGGACAACTTCTTCCACTCGGTGGGGCACCACTGCATGGAGCTGGTGCGCAGCCGGGTCCTGGACGTGCGCCGCAACTGCATCCTGGGGTTCCCCGACCAGCGGCCGCCGCTCGAGTGCGCCGCCTTCTACGCCGACCCGTCCAAGCACTGCCCCTTCATCCCGCACATCCCCTGCGACCTGCCCGGCTACCACCATCCGCCTGCCAAGGCCgcgctgccggcggcggcggcgcatggCCATGGCCATTCCCAACCCCAAGGCCAAGGTGGTGGGAACTGA
- the LOC112901624 gene encoding oryzain beta chain-like, with translation MARGLPAAAAAAFLLLFAVAASAAPDMSIISYNDEHGARGLERTEAEARAMYDLWLAEHGRAYNALGEHDRRFRVFWDNLRFVDAHNARAGEHGYSLGMNQFADLTNEEFRAAYLGARLPARTDRVAAERYRHDGVEALPETVDWRNKGAVAPVKNQGQCGSCWAFSAVSTVESINKLVTGEMVTLSEQELVECSTNGGNSGCNGGLMDSAFEFIIKNGGIDTEADYPYKAVDGQCDINRKNAKVVSIDGYEDVPKNDEKSLQKAVAHQPVSVAIEAGGREFQLYKSGVFSGRCTTKLDHGVVAVGYGTENGKDFWIVRNSWGPKWGEAGYIRMERNIKVTSGKCGIAMMASYPTKKGPNPPKPSPTPPTPPPPVAPENVCDENYSCSAGSTCCCAFGFRNVCLVWGCCPIQGATCCKDHTSCCPPNYPVCNIRARTCSASKNSPLSVPALKRTLATLNTA, from the exons ATGGCTCGGggcctgcccgccgccgccgccgcggccttccTCCTGCtcttcgccgtcgccgcctccgcGGCGCCCGACATGTCCATCATCTCCTACAACGACGAGCACGGCGCGCGGGGGCTGGAGCGGacggaggccgaggcgcgggcgATGTACGACCTCTGGCTCGCCGAGCACGGCCGGGCCTACAACGCGCTCGGCGAGCACGACCGCCGCTTCCGCGTCTTCTGGGACAACCTCCGCTTCGTCGACGCGCACAACGCCCGCGCCGGCGAGCACGGGTACAGCCTCGGCATGAACCAGTTCGCCGATCTGACCAACGAAGAGTTCCGCGCCGCCTACCTCGGCGCCAGGCTCCCCGCCCGGACCGACCGCGTGGCCGCGGAGAGGTACCGCCACGACGGCGTCGAGGCGCTGCCGGAGACCGTCGACTGGAGGAACAAGGGGGCCGTTGCTCCCGTCAAGAACCAGGGGCAATGCG GAAGTTGCTGGGCTTTCTCTGCAGTAAGCACAGTTGAAAGCATTAACAAACTTGTTACTGGTGAGATGGTCACATTGTCAGAGCAAGAACTTGTGGAGTGCTCGACCAACGGAGGGAACAGTGGTTGCAATGGTGGCCTTATGGATTCCGCCTTTGAGTTCATCATAAAGAACGGAGGCATTGACACTGAAGCTGACTACCCTTACAAAGCCGTGGATGGCCAATGCGACATAAACAGG AAAAATGCAAAGGTTGTGAGCATTGATGGCTATGAAGATGTGCCGAAAAATGATGAGAAATCACTGCAGAAGGCGGTTGCTCACCAGCCAGTCAGCGTTGCTATTGAGGCTGGTGGCCGCGAGTTCCAGCTCTACAAATCG GGTGTCTTTAGCGGAAGGTGCACCACAAAGCTTGACCATGGTGTGGTCGCGGTCGGTTATGGCACCGAGAACGGCAAGGACTTCTGGATCGTCCGCAACTCATGGGGTCCTAAGTGGGGTGAGGCTGGGTACATCCGCATGGAGCGCAACATCAAAGTCACCTCCGGGAAGTGTGGAATTGCTATGATGGCATCTTACCCCACGAAGAAGGGACCCAACCCTCCCAAGCCATCTCCAACCCCTCCAACACCGCCTCCCCCTGTCGCCCCTGAGAATGTCTGTGACGAGAACTACTCCTGCTCAGCAGGCAGCACCTGCTGCTGCGCTTTTGGCTTCAGGAACGTGTGCTTGGTCTGGGGTTGCTGCCCGATTCAAGGTGCCACCTGCTGCAAGGATCATACCAGCTGCTGCCCACCAAACTACCCTGTGTGCAACATCAGGGCTCGGACTTGCTCAGCG AGCAAGAACAGCCCACTGAGCGTGCCGGCCTTGAAGCGCACCCTCGCAACGCTGAACACCGCCTGA